In one Aythya fuligula isolate bAytFul2 chromosome 12, bAytFul2.pri, whole genome shotgun sequence genomic region, the following are encoded:
- the ZNF507 gene encoding zinc finger protein 507 isoform X2: protein MEEGRNVAVLMPSIREQEAVLISETVIGPTLQASEDQRKCKTDPLIHVIQKLSKIVESEKSQRCLLIGKKRSHPNASAQSFETDDLCEIPAKAIEFSVIATKKTEELQADCFVTECLPQSKKKVTCYQCSLCKFLSPSLLMLQEHIKQHGQKNEVILMCSECHFASKNQEELESHFQNYHENGSKMQTKVQQCVDVSSSFLQGPVERSVKSGTDQTGNVECKDITQSTHIPEMGRRKWYTYEQYGMYRCLICRYTCGQQRMLKTHSWKHAGEVDCSYPIFEEENETANLSEMVVTHTPHSMDAVVLSLENNELDIHGEPTLQLQICNSEQLSCKSPVGTNVKEEVINQSLVHSPTTEVLEETVSDTERDNLVTDSLLSSAQKIINCSPNTKGHVNVIVERLPGAEESVLQKPFLINTDIETETKIISEASHVTGEEPDEVYHSDEIQEVIIGWNNTEKKENELSPIKNVATDENAPPVRRRTNSESLRLHSLAAEALVTMPIRAAELTRSSFRTLTGEDTVVADTGQGEANGLCMAHPKLVSSHKSPSEEFSGLNQNECAIVEIQNERPELSEAPIKMGISMSLLTVIEKLKERTDQNASDDDILKELQDNAQCQNANDANIPGSNLVEYIPSADRPYRCRLCHYSSGNKGYIKQHLRVHRQRQPYQCPICEHIADNSKDLESHMINHCKTRMYQCKQCKESFHYKSQLRNHEREQHSLPDIFSTATSNKLTVSNDIDEREGNKSSLQKLYRCDVCDYTSTTYVGVRNHRRIHNSDKPYRCSLCGYVCSHPPSLKSHMWKHASDQNYNYEQVNKAINDAILQSSRFQGQLPDKTLLEGTDESTVPILGSSDNLVSFTESINQTNNEISGSDENEKPNLMNTSGGLEKNSTLPHLGTEYCVLLFCCCICGFESTNKENLLDHMKEHEGEIINIILNKDNSTNQSTN, encoded by the exons atggaagaaggaagaaacgTTGCAGTACTGATGCCAAGTATTAGAGAACAGGAAGCTGTACTGATTTCTGAAACAGTCATTGGCCCAACACTGCAAGCCAGTGAAGATCAGAGGAAATGTAAAACTGATCCATTAATCCATGTTATCCAGAAGCTAAGCAAAATAGTTGAAAGTGAGAAGTCACAAAGATGCCTTTTAATAGGGAAAAAACGTTCCCATCCTAATGCTTCTGCACAGTCCTTTGAAACGGATGATCTTTGTGAAATCCCAGCTAAAGCAATTGAGTTCTCTGTTATTGCTACTAAAAAGACCGAAGAGTTACAAGCTGATTGTTTTGTGACTGAATGTCttccacaaagcaaaaaaaaggtGACATGCTACCAGTGTAGTCTATGTAAGTTTCTATCACCTTCTCTCTTAATGCTACAAGAACATATAAAACAACATGGgcagaaaaatgaagtgataTTAATGTGCTCAGAATGTCATTTTGCTTCTAAAAACCAAGAAGAACTTGAATCTCACTTCCAAAACTACCACGAGAATGGtagtaaaatgcagacaaaagtACAGCAATGTGTAGATGTCTCGAGTTCATTTTTGCAAGGGCCAGTGGAAAGAAGTGTCAAATCAGGGACTGATCAGACAGGAAATGTGGAATGTAAAGATATAACTCAGTCTACTCATATACCTGAAATGGGTAGGAGGAAATGGTATACTTACGAGCAGTATGGCATGTACCGGTGTTTAATCTGTCGGTACACCTGTGGTCAGCAACGAATGTTGAAAACTCACTCTTGGAAGCATGCAGGTGAAGTTGATTGTTCCTATCCTAtctttgaggaagaaaatgaaactgccAACTTGTCAGAGATGGTTGTAACTCATACACCTCACAGCATGGATGCAGTTgttctttctttggaaaataatgaaCTAGATATCCATGGTGAACCTACTCTTCAACTTCAGATTTGCAATTCTGAGCAACTGTCATGTAAATCACCAGTAGGAACAAATGTAAAAGAAGAGGTGATAAATCAGTCTCTAGTGCATTCTCCTACTACAGAGGTTTTAGAGGAGACTGTATCAGATACAGAACGGGATAATTTGGTAACTGATAGCCTACTTTCATCAGCACAGAAAATCATTAATTGTAGTCCAAATACAAAGGGTCATGTTAATGTAATAGTCGAACGTTTGCCAGGTGCTGAAGAAAGTGTCTTACAAAAGCCTTTCTTGATAAACACTGAcattgaaacagaaacaaaaataatctcagaAGCATCCCATGTTACTGGTGAAGAACCTGATGAAGTTTATCATTCAGATGAAATCCAAGAAGTAATAATAGGATGGAATAATACCgagaagaaagagaatgaatTAAGCCCTATTAAAAATGTAGCAACTGATGAAAATGCACCTCCTGTACGAAGAAGGACAAATTCTGAGTCTTTACGACTACACTCATTAGCTGCAGAAGCTCTTGTTACAATGCCTATCAGAGCTGCAGAACTAACAAGGTCTAGCTTTAGGACTTTGACTGGGGAAGACACTGTGGTTGCAGATACGGGGCAGGGAGAGGCTAATGGCCTGTGCATGGCTCATCCTAAATTGGTATCCTCGCATAAGAGTCCTTCAGAGGAGTTTAGTGGCTTAAACCAAAATGAATGTGCAATAGTTGAGATACAGAACGAAAGGCCAGAGTTATCAGAAGCACCAATTAAAATGGGCATTAGTATGTCACTACTCACTGTCATTGAAAAACTGAAGGAGAGGACAGATCAAAATGCTTCTGATGATGACATTCTGAAAGAATTACAAGACAATGCACAATGCCAAAACGCAAATGATGCAAATATTCCAGGAAGTAACCTAGTAGAATATATACCCAGTGCAGATCGGCCCTACCGCTGTCGCCTCTGCCATTACAGCAGTGGTAATAAGGGCTACATAAAACAACACTTGAGAGTTCATCGTCAGAGGCAGCCCTATCAGTGTCCGATCTGTGAACACATTGCTGACAATAGTAAGGATTTAGAGAGCCACATGATCAACCATTGCAAAACAAGAATGTATCAGTGCAAACAATGCAAAGAATCCTTTCATTATAAG AGCCAACTGCGAAATCATGAGAGAGAACAACACAGTCTTCCAGATATCTTTTCAACAGCCACATCTAACAAACTAACTGTTTCAAATGACATAGATGAAAGAGAAG GAAATAAGTCTTCACTTCAGAAACTGTACAGATGTGATGTATGTGACTACACAAGTACAACTTATGTTGGTGTACGAAATCACAGACGAATTCATAACTCTGATAAGCCCTATAG ATGTTCTCTCTGTGGATATGTATGTAGCCATCCTCCATCCCTGAAGTCTCACATGTGGAAACATGCAAGTGACCAAAACTATAACTATGAACAAGTGAACAAGGCTATTAATGATGCAATTTTGCAAAGTAGCAG gTTTCAAGGACAGCTTCCTGACAAAACCTTGTTGGAAGGCACAGATGAAAGTACAGTACCTATACTAGGAAGTTCAGACAACCTGGTGTCTTTTACAGAGTCTATTAACCAGACTAATAATGAAATTTCAGGttctgatgaaaatgaaaaacctaACTTGATGAATACCTCAGGTGGTTTAGAAAAGAACTCCACTCTACCCCATCTTGGCACAGAATACTGtgttcttctcttctgctgctgcatttgtgGTTTTGAGTCTACCAACAAAGAAAATTTGCTGGATCACATGAAAGAACATGAGGGTGAAATCATAAACATCATCCTAAATAAGGACAACAGCACAAATCAGAGCACAAACTAG
- the ZNF507 gene encoding zinc finger protein 507 isoform X1: protein MEEGRNVAVLMPSIREQEAVLISETVIGPTLQASEDQRKCKTDPLIHVIQKLSKIVESEKSQRCLLIGKKRSHPNASAQSFETDDLCEIPAKAIEFSVIATKKTEELQADCFVTECLPQSKKKVTCYQCSLCKFLSPSLLMLQEHIKQHGQKNEVILMCSECHFASKNQEELESHFQNYHENGSKMQTKVQQCVDVSSSFLQGPVERSVKSGTDQTGNVECKDITQSTHIPEMGRRKWYTYEQYGMYRCLICRYTCGQQRMLKTHSWKHAGEVDCSYPIFEEENETANLSEMVVTHTPHSMDAVVLSLENNELDIHGEPTLQLQICNSEQLSCKSPVGTNVKEEVINQSLVHSPTTEVLEETVSDTERDNLVTDSLLSSAQKIINCSPNTKGHVNVIVERLPGAEESVLQKPFLINTDIETETKIISEASHVTGEEPDEVYHSDEIQEVIIGWNNTEKKENELSPIKNVATDENAPPVRRRTNSESLRLHSLAAEALVTMPIRAAELTRSSFRTLTGEDTVVADTGQGEANGLCMAHPKLVSSHKSPSEEFSGLNQNECAIVEIQNERPELSEAPIKMGISMSLLTVIEKLKERTDQNASDDDILKELQDNAQCQNANDANIPGSNLVEYIPSADRPYRCRLCHYSSGNKGYIKQHLRVHRQRQPYQCPICEHIADNSKDLESHMINHCKTRMYQCKQCKESFHYKSQLRNHEREQHSLPDIFSTATSNKLTVSNDIDEREGNKSSLQKLYRCDVCDYTSTTYVGVRNHRRIHNSDKPYRCRVCDFATTNMNSLKCHMRRHPQEHQAVQLMEQYKCSLCGYVCSHPPSLKSHMWKHASDQNYNYEQVNKAINDAILQSSRFQGQLPDKTLLEGTDESTVPILGSSDNLVSFTESINQTNNEISGSDENEKPNLMNTSGGLEKNSTLPHLGTEYCVLLFCCCICGFESTNKENLLDHMKEHEGEIINIILNKDNSTNQSTN, encoded by the exons atggaagaaggaagaaacgTTGCAGTACTGATGCCAAGTATTAGAGAACAGGAAGCTGTACTGATTTCTGAAACAGTCATTGGCCCAACACTGCAAGCCAGTGAAGATCAGAGGAAATGTAAAACTGATCCATTAATCCATGTTATCCAGAAGCTAAGCAAAATAGTTGAAAGTGAGAAGTCACAAAGATGCCTTTTAATAGGGAAAAAACGTTCCCATCCTAATGCTTCTGCACAGTCCTTTGAAACGGATGATCTTTGTGAAATCCCAGCTAAAGCAATTGAGTTCTCTGTTATTGCTACTAAAAAGACCGAAGAGTTACAAGCTGATTGTTTTGTGACTGAATGTCttccacaaagcaaaaaaaaggtGACATGCTACCAGTGTAGTCTATGTAAGTTTCTATCACCTTCTCTCTTAATGCTACAAGAACATATAAAACAACATGGgcagaaaaatgaagtgataTTAATGTGCTCAGAATGTCATTTTGCTTCTAAAAACCAAGAAGAACTTGAATCTCACTTCCAAAACTACCACGAGAATGGtagtaaaatgcagacaaaagtACAGCAATGTGTAGATGTCTCGAGTTCATTTTTGCAAGGGCCAGTGGAAAGAAGTGTCAAATCAGGGACTGATCAGACAGGAAATGTGGAATGTAAAGATATAACTCAGTCTACTCATATACCTGAAATGGGTAGGAGGAAATGGTATACTTACGAGCAGTATGGCATGTACCGGTGTTTAATCTGTCGGTACACCTGTGGTCAGCAACGAATGTTGAAAACTCACTCTTGGAAGCATGCAGGTGAAGTTGATTGTTCCTATCCTAtctttgaggaagaaaatgaaactgccAACTTGTCAGAGATGGTTGTAACTCATACACCTCACAGCATGGATGCAGTTgttctttctttggaaaataatgaaCTAGATATCCATGGTGAACCTACTCTTCAACTTCAGATTTGCAATTCTGAGCAACTGTCATGTAAATCACCAGTAGGAACAAATGTAAAAGAAGAGGTGATAAATCAGTCTCTAGTGCATTCTCCTACTACAGAGGTTTTAGAGGAGACTGTATCAGATACAGAACGGGATAATTTGGTAACTGATAGCCTACTTTCATCAGCACAGAAAATCATTAATTGTAGTCCAAATACAAAGGGTCATGTTAATGTAATAGTCGAACGTTTGCCAGGTGCTGAAGAAAGTGTCTTACAAAAGCCTTTCTTGATAAACACTGAcattgaaacagaaacaaaaataatctcagaAGCATCCCATGTTACTGGTGAAGAACCTGATGAAGTTTATCATTCAGATGAAATCCAAGAAGTAATAATAGGATGGAATAATACCgagaagaaagagaatgaatTAAGCCCTATTAAAAATGTAGCAACTGATGAAAATGCACCTCCTGTACGAAGAAGGACAAATTCTGAGTCTTTACGACTACACTCATTAGCTGCAGAAGCTCTTGTTACAATGCCTATCAGAGCTGCAGAACTAACAAGGTCTAGCTTTAGGACTTTGACTGGGGAAGACACTGTGGTTGCAGATACGGGGCAGGGAGAGGCTAATGGCCTGTGCATGGCTCATCCTAAATTGGTATCCTCGCATAAGAGTCCTTCAGAGGAGTTTAGTGGCTTAAACCAAAATGAATGTGCAATAGTTGAGATACAGAACGAAAGGCCAGAGTTATCAGAAGCACCAATTAAAATGGGCATTAGTATGTCACTACTCACTGTCATTGAAAAACTGAAGGAGAGGACAGATCAAAATGCTTCTGATGATGACATTCTGAAAGAATTACAAGACAATGCACAATGCCAAAACGCAAATGATGCAAATATTCCAGGAAGTAACCTAGTAGAATATATACCCAGTGCAGATCGGCCCTACCGCTGTCGCCTCTGCCATTACAGCAGTGGTAATAAGGGCTACATAAAACAACACTTGAGAGTTCATCGTCAGAGGCAGCCCTATCAGTGTCCGATCTGTGAACACATTGCTGACAATAGTAAGGATTTAGAGAGCCACATGATCAACCATTGCAAAACAAGAATGTATCAGTGCAAACAATGCAAAGAATCCTTTCATTATAAG AGCCAACTGCGAAATCATGAGAGAGAACAACACAGTCTTCCAGATATCTTTTCAACAGCCACATCTAACAAACTAACTGTTTCAAATGACATAGATGAAAGAGAAG GAAATAAGTCTTCACTTCAGAAACTGTACAGATGTGATGTATGTGACTACACAAGTACAACTTATGTTGGTGTACGAAATCACAGACGAATTCATAACTCTGATAAGCCCTATAG ATGTCGAGTATGTGACTTCGCCACCACAAATATGAATAGTTTGAAATGTCATATGAGGCGCCACCCCCAGGAGCATCAGGCAGTGCAGCTAATGGAACAGTACAA ATGTTCTCTCTGTGGATATGTATGTAGCCATCCTCCATCCCTGAAGTCTCACATGTGGAAACATGCAAGTGACCAAAACTATAACTATGAACAAGTGAACAAGGCTATTAATGATGCAATTTTGCAAAGTAGCAG gTTTCAAGGACAGCTTCCTGACAAAACCTTGTTGGAAGGCACAGATGAAAGTACAGTACCTATACTAGGAAGTTCAGACAACCTGGTGTCTTTTACAGAGTCTATTAACCAGACTAATAATGAAATTTCAGGttctgatgaaaatgaaaaacctaACTTGATGAATACCTCAGGTGGTTTAGAAAAGAACTCCACTCTACCCCATCTTGGCACAGAATACTGtgttcttctcttctgctgctgcatttgtgGTTTTGAGTCTACCAACAAAGAAAATTTGCTGGATCACATGAAAGAACATGAGGGTGAAATCATAAACATCATCCTAAATAAGGACAACAGCACAAATCAGAGCACAAACTAG